DNA from Planctomycetaceae bacterium:
CAGATTCGTGCTCGTCATCAAATGTTACAAGGAAGTATGACGCAAGCGACATCACTTCCCAGGCAACCAGAAATAAAATGCTGTTGCGGGAGATTACGACCATCGCCATACCGGCGACAAGCATATTAAAGAAAAACGTCGGAACACCCAATCGACGCCCTTTATACGCAAGCATATATCCGCAAGCGTAAATCGCGATAATCGAACTGATGAGCAAAACCGGAATCAAAAACAAAGCTGAAAGACTGTCAAGCTCGACAGAAAAAGAACCGTAAGGCACCTGCCAGTCGGCCGTCAGTGAAATTATACTGCCGGAGATTAAAACTTTTGCGGCAGGTACCACGCTGATGATTGAGCCTGCAACAACGCCGGCAGCGCCGAATCTTACACAGCGTTTTTCATTTTTTATAAATAATGAAACGAAGCCCGTCAGTGCGATAACGCACAGGCCGGCTAAAACGATTGACATTTACGGCATCTCCTGACTTGCTACACTTTTATTTGCATTATCCAAATCGTTTTCAATGCGGGCTATGTGAGCGAAAATATTTTCGCGCGTGTCCTGATTCCTGATTGAATTTTTCAACGCTGCATCCTGCAGGATAAAACTCAAACGTGATAATAAATGAAGATGCGCACGAGCTGTGGGACTTATGATCGTAAACAAACAATATACCGGCCTGCCATCTATTGCCTTGAAGTCAATCGGCTGCTCCAGAAAACAAAGCGATATCATCGGCTGCTCAACGTGCAGAACAATCGGGTTCCTGACGTGCGGAATCGCGATGCCGTCGCCAATACCTGTCGAAGCCATTTCTTCACGAGCGAGCAGAACACTAAACAGAAACTCGCGGTCAACTTCCTGCGGTAAATGTATAAGTTCCACTATCGAACGCAACGCGGAAACCTTGTCTGTGCCGCTGACACGATAATAGATGCCGCCGGTCTTGATAGCTTCGCCAAGACTTTGCAGAGCGACACCCGCCGATTCCGGCTCGCTGAACAGCTCTTTGGAGACGTTAATGCGGTTTGCCATCGCCCATTCGAGCAGTTCGGCACGATTAAAGCGATATTGATTGTTGACTTTATAGGCGGGGAGCGATTGCTGATCGAGCCAACGATATACTGTTTTCTCGCTTACAGCTAATAATTTAGCGACATCTCGTACTGTCAACTGCATTGGCATCCTTTATATAGCATTGGACATTTTAGGACAATTTTAAAATATCGTCCTCAAATGTCAAATACTTTCTTAAGAATGCCTTACAGTCCTATAATCTACCGTACCATAGCCTGGCCGGCGTCAACGACGACGGTTTGGGCGGTAATCATTCTCGCTTTATCCGAGACGAGGAAAACCACCGTATCGGCGATGTCCTGACCCTTGATTTCTTTGCCGAGCATCGTTTTGCTGACATAATAAGGTATAACTTCTTCAGGCTTGATGCCGTATTTTTTCGCGCAGACCTTTATATATTCCGGATTCCAGATTTTCGAGCCTTCGAAAACATTGCCCGGACAGACAGAGTTGACTCTGATGTTGTGTTTGCCGAGTTCCATCGCCCAGCCGCGAGCCATGTGGATTTCGCCTGCTTTGGTCGCGTTGTATGGCGTGTTGTTTTTGCTCGGGTCAATGCCGGACTTCGAACTTAAATTGATAATACTGCCGCCCAT
Protein-coding regions in this window:
- a CDS encoding PTS sugar transporter subunit IIA, producing the protein MQLTVRDVAKLLAVSEKTVYRWLDQQSLPAYKVNNQYRFNRAELLEWAMANRINVSKELFSEPESAGVALQSLGEAIKTGGIYYRVSGTDKVSALRSIVELIHLPQEVDREFLFSVLLAREEMASTGIGDGIAIPHVRNPIVLHVEQPMISLCFLEQPIDFKAIDGRPVYCLFTIISPTARAHLHLLSRLSFILQDAALKNSIRNQDTRENIFAHIARIENDLDNANKSVASQEMP